GCAGCGCCACCACGAGCCGCACGGCGGCTCGTCCGGCCAAGCGCAGGTTCGTCAACTATCCGCGTGCGGGCAAGGGGTCCGTGCGCCGCTGGCTGCCGTCCTGGCGCTTCCTCCTCGGCAGCTTCCTGTTCGTGCTCGCCGTCGTCGTCGGCGTCGTCGTCACCGCATACGCGACCACGACCATCCCCGAGCCGGCGAGCATCGCGGTCAGCCAGACGACGACCGTCTACTACTCGGACGGCAAGACCGTCATGGGCCGCTTCGTCGACGAGGCGAACCGTGAGCTCATCCCCGCCGAGGAGATCCCGCAGGTCGTCCGCGACGCGATCGTCGCCGCCGAGGACCGCTCCTTCTACGAGAACGCCGGCATCTCCGTGCCCGGCATGGCCCGTGCGTTCTGGACCAACCTCCGCCACGGCACCCGCCAGGGTGGCTCGACGATCACGCAGCAGTACGCCGAGCGCTACTACACCTCCGGAACCACCTCGGACTACGTGGGCAAGTTCAAGGAGGCCCTCCTCGCAGTCAAGCTCGCGCAGAAGGAGGACAAGGACGAGATCCTCGCCAACTACATCAACACCATCTACTTCGGCCGCGGCACCAACGGCATCCAGACGGCGGCGCGCGCCTACTTCGGCATCGACGCGAAGGACCTCGACGTCTCGCAGGCCGCGCTGATCGCCGGCATCATCCCGAGCCCCACGAAGTGGGACCCGCGCTTCGACCCGGAGAAGGCGAAGGAGCGCTGGAACTACGTGCTCGACGGCATGGTCCTCCTCGGCACCCTCGACCCGGCCGAACGCACGACGCTCGAGTTCCCCGAGACCAAGGAGTTCAAGCAGAGCAACACGCTCTCGGGCCCCAAGGGCTACATCCTCGACGAGGTCCGCAAGGAGATCGTCAAGAAGACGCCGTTCACGACCGAGGAGCTCGACACCGCAGGCTTCAAGGTCGTCACGACGATCGACGTCGACGACCAGAAGGCCGTCCAGGCGACGATGAAGAAGAAGGAGCTCTTCGAGGGCTCCTCGAAGCGGATGCAGACGGCGGTCGTGTCGGTCGACCCGACGAGCGGCGCCATCCGCGCGATGTACGGCGGCAAGGACTACGTCAAGGTCCAGCGCAACCGGGTGACGCAGGACAAGGCGCAGGCCGGCTCGACCTTCAAGCCGTTCACGCTCGTCGCCGCGCTCGAGGCCGGCAAGACGCTCGACTACCGTCTCAACGGCTCGAACATGCGCAAGTTCGAGGGCATCAAGGACCCCGTCGGCAACTTCGCGAACGGGAACTGGGGCTGGATCTCGCTCCTCAAGGCGACGGAGCAGTCGGTCAACACGGCGTACGTCGACCTCAACCTCCAGCTCGGCCCCGAGGCGACCCGCGACGTCGCGCTCCGTGCCGGCATCCCGTCGGAGACCGACAGCCTCGACGTCGCCTCCAACGTCCTCGGTGTCTCCTCGGTCCGCGCTCTCGACATGGCTGCCGCGTACTCGACGTTCGCGGCGGAGGGCATGCGTACGGAGCCCTATCTCGTCCAGTCGATCTCCGAGCTCAACGGCGACCAGGTCTACGAGGGCGGCAGCGTCCCGAAGCGCGCGTTCGACGCGGACATCATGGCGGACACCACGTACGCCCTGACGCAGGTCGTCGAGAAGGGCTCCGGCCAGACGGCGAAGGCGCTCGACCGCCCCGTCGCCGGCAAGACCGGAACCTCGAACTCGAACCGCTCCGCGTGGTTCGTCGGCTACACGCCGCAGCTCGTCACCGCCGTCGCGATGTACCAGATCGGCGAGGACGGGATCAAGGCAGACCGGATCAAGCCCTTCCGTGGCTACACGGAGATCACCGGCGGTTCCGCGCCGCTCGACGTGTGGACGGACTACATGACCGCCGCCCTCGACGGCGAGCCGGTGATGGAGTTCCCCGAGCGCACGAAGCCCGTGGTCAAGAGCACCCCGACCCAGACGCCGACGGCGACGGAGACCGAGGAGCCGACGAAGGAGCCGACGGAGAAGCCGACCAACGAGCCGACGCAGGAGCCGGACAACGCGACCGTCCCGGGCGGCCTCGTCGGCGCCGACGAGGCCTCGGCGCGCAAGGCTCTGCGCGACGCCGGGCTCGAGCCCGTCATCAGCTACCAGGAGAGCGAGCAGCCCAAGGGCACCGTGGTCGCGGTGCAGCCGGGCGAGGGCACGCAGGTGCCGGTGAAGTCGAGCATCGTGCTCGTCGTGTCGAGCGGCCCGCCGGCCAAGCCGGACCCGACGACGCCCCCGCCCGCGGACCCGACCCCGCCCGCTGCGCCGACCACCGAGCCCGCGCAGCAGTCCCGCGAGGAGGACTGACACCACGACGGCGGCGCACCTGCACGACGCAGGTGCGCCGCCGTCGTCGTGCCCGGGCTGTGACGTCAGTCCACAGGCTTGGTCCGCAGGTGCTCCACCCGGTACGCTGGCATCTTGCTGTGCCCTGGTGACGCTCGCCATCGAGACGAGGCCCGGGAACAACGCAGCGACGCACAACCCTCCTGTCACGGAAGTCCCGTGGCCGCACTGAGTCCATAGGAGGTGGGTATGAGCATGCGTCTGTACGAGCTGATGATCATCCTTGACCCCGAGATCGAGGAGCGCACCGTCGCCCCGTCGCTCGACAAGTACCTCAAGGTCGTCACGACCGAGGGCGGGTCCGTCGACAAGGTCGACATCTGGGGCCGCCGTCGTCTTGCCTACGACATCAACAAGAAGTCCGAGGGCATCTACGCGGTGATCGACTTCACCGCCACCCCGGCCACCGCCAAGGAGCTCGACCGCCAGCTCGGCCTCAACGAGGTCGTCCTGCGCACCAAGGTCCTGCGCCGCGAGGAGTCCAAGGTCGCGGCCGTCGCCGCTGCCGACGAGGCTCCGGCCGAGGTTGCTGCCGACGCTTCCTGACGTCGACACCTCACCCCCGCGCCGTCGGGCGATCGCCTGACGGACCGTTACGAAACTCGAAGGAGCAGGCATGGCTGGCGAGACCATCATCACCGTGATCGGCAACCTCACCGCTGACCCGGAGCTGCGGTTCACCCCGTCCGGTGCCGCGGTCGCCAACTTCACGGTGGCGTCCACCCCGCGCACCTTCGACCGCCAGAAGAACGAGTTCGTGGACGGCGACACGCTGTTCATGCGCTGCTCGATCTGGCGCGAGGCCGCTGAGAACGTCGCCGAGTCCCTCACCAAGGGCACCCGCGTGATCGTCCAGGGCCGCCTCGTGCAGCGTTCGTACGAGACCCGCGAGGGCGAGAAGCGCACCGTCGTCGAGCTGCAGGTGGACGAGATCGGTCCTTCCCTGCGCTACGCCTCCGCCAAGGTCACCCGAGCCCAGCGCTCGGGTGGCGGTGGCGGCGGCTTCAGCGGCGGCGGTGCCCCCTCCGGTGGCGGGTACCAGCAGAACGACCCCTGGGCCACCTCCGGCCCGGCGGCCGGCTCGGGCGGTTTCTCCGACGAGCCCCCGTTCTGATCCGCACCGGAACCTAGACAAGACGAGCCCCGTCCTTCCTCACGGGAGGCGAGCGGGGCAGAGCACCTGACAAGGAGCACACGATGGCCAAGGCCGTTGTTCGCAAGCCCAAGAAGAAGTCCAACCCGCTGAAGACCGCGAAGATCGAGGTCGTCGACTACAAGGACACCGCGCTGCTGCGCAAGTTCATCTCCGACCGCGGAAAGATCCGTGCGCGTCGCGTCACCGGCGTCTCCGTCCAGGAGCAGCGTCAGATCGCCCGTGCCGTCAAGAACGCGCGCGAGATGGCCCTGCTGCCCTACTCCTCCTCGGCTCGCTGAGCGCGCTGAGACAGAAAGGCAGAAGAACATGGCAAAGCTGATCCTCACCCACGAGGTCACCGGTCTCGGTGAGCCTGGCGACGTCGTTACCGTCAAGGACGGTTACGCGCGTAACTACCTGGTCCCCCGCGGCCTGGCCACGGCCTGGTCCAAGGGCGCCGAGTCCGAGGTCAACGCGATCCGCAAGGCGCGCAAGGCCCGTGAGATCGCGTCGCTCGAGGACGCCCGTGCGATCCGCGACTCGCTGCAGTCGAAGGCTGTGGTCGTCAAGGCGAAGTCCGGCAAGAGCGGCCGTCTGTTCGGCGCCGTGACGACCGCGGACATCGCCGCGGCCGTCGAGGCGTCCGTCGCGCAGAAGATCGACCGTCGCAAGGTCGAGATCGGTCAGCCGATCAAGTCGACCGGTGACTACACGGTCTCCGTCCGCCTGCACCCTGAGGTGTCGGCGAACATCAAGCTCAAGGTCGTCGCCGGCTGACGGTGTCGTCCTGACGAGGCCCGGTTCCCCTGCGGGGGAGCCGGGCCTCGTGCTTTGTCCGGCGCCGGGCTAGTCCTCTCCCGCCCGACGGATCGCCCTCCTGCACATCTCACTTGTGCAGGAAGGCGATCGGTCGCCTGCTCCCGGTTGGTGGGCACGGCAGATCGCCTGGGCGCACGGCTCATGTGGATCGAGGCTGTTGGTCAGGCGCCCGTGACCATCCAGGCGGTCGAGCGGGCGCGCAGGCCCGTCGTGAGCGCGCGGGCGAGCATGAAGACGCCCGCGAACCCGACCCACAGCCAGACCATGCCGGCCGCGCCGCCGGGCGCGAGGGCGCGCACGGCGAGGGCGCAAGGCGCGTAGACGACGAGCGTGAGGATGCCCGCCCACGCGAGGTAGCGGCCGTCGCCCGCGCCGATGAGCACGCCGTCGAGGACGAAGACCCAGCCGCCGAGCGGCATGAGCACGCCCGCGACGACCAGGCCGGCGACGACGGCGTCCTGCACTGCGGCGTCGGACGTGAAGAGAGGCGCGAGGAGCGGCCCGAGGGCCGCGACGACGACGCCGAGCGCCGCACCGCCGAGGACTCCCCACTGCAGGCAGCGGCGCAGCACGGCGCGCGTGCGCGCGACGTCACCCGCGCCGAGCGCGGTCCCGACGAGCGCCTGGGCGGCGATCGCGAGGGCGTCGAGGGCGAACGCCGTCAGGCCCCACATCGCGTTGACGACCTGGTGCCCGGCGAGCGTGAGCGCGCCGAGGCCCGTCGCGACGTAGACGGTCAGGAGGATCGCGAGGCGCAAGGACAGGGTGCGCACGAACAGCGGCAGGCCCTGGAGGGCCTGCGCCCAGATGCCTGCACGGTGCGGGCGCAGTGAGGCGCCGGCGCGACGTGCGCCGCGGACGACGACGGCGCCGAGGACCACGGCCATGGCGAGCTGGGCGACGGTTGTGCCGAGGCCGGAACCGGCGATGCCCATACCGACGAGGTGCACGAGCGTGACCGAGAGGATCGCGTTGAGGAGCGCGCCGCCGGCGGCGACCCATAGGGGAGTGCGTGTGTCCCGCAGGCCGCGCAGCACGCCTGTCGCGGCGAGGACGAGCAGCATGCCCGGCAGGCCGGGCGCAGACCAGCGCAGGTAGGAGACGGCGTGCGTGGCGACGTGGCCGTCGGCCCCGAGGACGCTGACGGCCCAGGGGGCTGCGGCCAGGAGCGCGACGGCGAGGGCCGTGCCGAGGGCGACGGCGAGCCACAGGCCGTCGATGCCGGCCTGCAGGGCTTCGGCTCGCTTGCCGGCGCCCGTGCGGCGGGCGACGGCGGCCGTCGTGGCGTAGGCGAGGAAGATGCACAGCCCGACGACGGTCATCAGGAGGGTCGAGGCGAGCGACAGCCCCGCCAGCTCCGAGGTGCCCAGGCGGCCGACGACGGCCGAGTCCACGAGGACGAAGAGCGGCTCGGCGACGAGTGCGCCGAGAGCGGGGAGCGCGAGCGAGACGATCTGCCGGTCCAGGGACTGACCCCTGGGTGACTCACCCTGTGGACGCATGGAAACCAATCTTCTGTCCACAGGCCGGATCGTTGGAATCCTGCGGAAAACTCGCCGGTGTTAACGCTCGCCACCATGTTATCCCCGGCTCTGTCCACAGTCTGTGCACGGCCTGTCCTGCGATTCCCACAGCACTGTCCAGGGCTGTGGATAACTCGGTGGACGGGGCATTCGACCCCACACTCCCCGGAGCGTACGCTGCGCTGGACCCCACCCTCTTCTCGACGCCCTCCCACCGCGCGGCGCATGTCAGAGGTGGGAGGTAGAAAGTCCGTGGGTGGGCAGAGCCCCCACGGCGCGGCGAGCACGATGATTGAGGAGTCCCATGTCGGTCGAAGAGCTCGAGCAGTTCGGACGTCCGTCCTCGGGCGGATTCGACCGGACCCCGCCGCAGGACGTCGCGGCCGAGCAGTCCGTCCTCGGCGGCATGCTCATCTCCAAGGACGCGATCGCTGACGTCATCGAGCAGCTGCGCAGCAACGACTTCTACCGTCCCGCTCACGAGACGATCTACGACGCGATCCTCGACCTCTACGGCCGCGGCGAGCCCGCTGACGCGATCACCGTCCTCGCGGAGCTGACGAAGCGCGGCGAGGCCGGTCGGGTGGGTGGCGCCCCCTACCTCCACGAGCTCATCTCATCCGTGCCGACGGCCGCGAACGCCGGGTACTACGCCCGCATCGTGCGCGAGCGTGCGATCCTGCGCCGCCTCGTCGAGGCCGGCACGCGCATCGTCCAGCTCGGCTACGCCGCCGACGGCGGCGACGTCGACGAGATCGTCAACAACGCCCAGGCCGAGGTCTACTCGGTCACGGAAACACGAGCGAGCGAGGACTACGTCGTGCTCGGCGAGGTGCTCGGTGGCACGGTCGACGAGATCGAGGCTGCCGGTCACCGTGGTGAGGGCATGGTCGGCGTGCCGACAGGCTTCGCGGACCTCGACCGCCTCACCAACGGTCTGCACCCGGGCCAGATGATCGTCATCGCGGCCCGACCCGCGATGGGTAAGTCGACGTTCGCGATCGACATCGCGCGGTCGGCGGCGATCCGGCACAACGCGACGACGTGCGTGTTCTCGCTCGAGATGGGGCGCAACGAGATCACGATGCGTCTGCTCGCGGCCGAGGCGCGCATCCACCTGCAGAAGCTGCGCAACGGCTCGCTCGGTGACGACGACTGGCAGAAGCTCGCGAACACCATGGGCAAGATCTCCGAGGCGCCGCTCTTCATCGACGACTCGCCGAACATGTCGCTCATGGAGATCCGCGCGAAGTGCCGCCGGCTCAAGCAGCGTCACGACCTCAAGCTCGTCGTCATCGACTACCTGCAGCTCATGAGCTCCGGCAAGCGCGTCGAGTCGCGCCAGCAAGAGGTCTCAGAGTTCTCGCGTGCGCTCAAGCTGCTCGCCAAGGAGCTCGAGGTCCCGGTCATCGCGCTCTCGCAGCTGAACCGTGGCCCGGAGCAGCGCACCGACAAGAAGCCCGCGATGAGCGACCTTCGCGAATCTGGGTCGATCGAGCAGGACGCCGACATGGTCATCCTGCTGCACCGTGAGGACGCCTACGAGAAGGAGTCCCCGCGCGCGGGCGAGGCCGACGTGATCGTCGCCAAGCACCGTAACGGCCCCACGGACACGATCACCGTCGCGTTCCAGGGGCACTACTCACGCTTCGTCGACATGCAGGCGTGAGCGCACTGGCGAGGCGCTGACCTACATCCAGCGGTTGCGGTGGAAGAGCAGCCACAGGCTCACACCGAGGGCGACCATGAGCCCCAGCGCCATGGGATACCCGAGAGCCCAGTGGAGCTCGGGCATGTGGTCGAAGTTCATGCCGTAGATCGCGCCGACGAGAGTCGGCGCGAAGAGGATGGCGGCCCACCCCGAGATCTTCTTCATGTTCTCGTTCTGCCGCTGGTTGACGAGAGTCGCGTTGACGTTGAGGATCTGCGTGAGCGCCTCACGCAGCTCGGCGATCGCACCAGTGACCCGCGTCAAGTTGTCGAGAACGTCCTGCAGGTACGCATGCAGACCCGGGTGGATCTCGAGGTGGCCGGACCCCGCCTGCAGGGCCTCGACGACGTCCATGAGGGGGACGGCCGCGTGCTGCAGGTCGATGATCTCGCGCGTGAGTCGGTAGATGCGCTCGGCGACCGCGTCGTCGCCGTCGAAGACCTGCCGCTCGATCGCCTCCCGGTCCACCTCGAGGTCTGCGACGACCTGGACATACCCGTCGACGGCGGTGTTGAGGAAGGAGTGGACGATCGACTCTGCGCCCAGGCGAAGCACGGCGGGATCGCGCGCCAGCCGTTGGACATCCCCCACAGACTCGCCGTCGCGCGCCTGGCACAGGATGACGACCGTGTTGTCGCGCAGCAGCAGGTGGAACTCGGTGACCTGCACATCCTCGGTGGGGTCGTCGTACGACGCGAGGCGCGCCACCACGAACAGCACGTCTCCGTAACGCTCGAGCTTGGGTCGCTGACCCGCCTTGAGCAGGTCCTCCACCACCAGCGGGTGCAGGTCCCACGCCTGGCCAAGGTGAGCGACCTGCTCCGCCGTGGGCATGTCGTACTCCAGGACCACCAGCGTGTCCCGCTCGGTCGCCGCTGTCGCGAACGCTGCCTCAGCCGCGTCGTCGGATGCTTCGACGCCAACCGTCTGGGACTCGAGAACCTGCCCGTCGCGCAGCCGGGACACGCGCAACGCCGGGAGGCGCGGTTCGGCAGGGGCTGCGTCGTGCCGTGCTACGAGGTCGAGGAGACGCCGCGAACGGTCGTGACGGGTGAATCTCGCAGGCATGTGCTCTCCTCGGGAGGTGGTCCCTTCGAGCCTAGTCAGCCGCTGCCCGCCGATCAGCCGCGGCGCCGCAGCCGGACCACCGGGATGGCGCGGTCCGTCTTCTCCTCGTACTTCGTGAAGCGCGGCATCGCGCCGCCGCGGATCCCGCGCGGGTGACTGAAGCTCATGGCTCCCCTCCGGCTCGTCCGGCCTCGGCTGCGGCGCCTCGGGATCAGGTGAGGTGCGGCGACGTCAGGCGGTCGCGCGCGTGGCCTCGGGCCGGCGGTGCTGGTCGACGACGGCGTTGAGCCGCTGCGACATGACGAGACCCAGGACGGCGAGCGCCGTGAGGAAGACGGGGAAGGTCCAGGTGCCGACGCCGCTCGAGAGCAGGCCGAACAGGGGCGGCGCGAGGGTCGACCCGACATACGCGGCCGCCATCTGGACGCCGATGATCGCCTGCGAGTTCTCGCGGCCGAAGTTCGCGGGCGTCGAGTGGATGATCGCCGGGTAGATCGGCGCGCAACCGAGGCCCGCGATGACGAGCCCGGCCAGCGCGACGACGTCGGTACCGAGGGGGAGCAGCACCATGACCGTGCCGAGCCCGACCGTCGTGAAGCCCCAGCGGATGAGGAGGCGGTCCCCGATGCGGTCCGCGACGAAGCCTGCGAGGAACCGTCCGCCGGTCACGCCGAGCAGGAACAGCGACGCGAACGCGGCAGCCGTTGCGGGGTCGACGGCGCGCTCCGTCACGAGGTACGTCGACGCCCACACCATCGCCGTCGTCTCGAGCGCGCAGTACGCGAAGAAAGCGACGAGCACGGGCGCAACCCCCGGGATGCGCAGCGCACGGGCGAGGGAGAGCGGCGCTGCGTCGTCGGCCTGCGGCTCAGGCGGGACGTCGGCAGCGTCGGGCGCCCGTAGCGTGTCGACACGACGCCAGAGCGGGAGCGTCGCGACGAGCGCGACCGTGAGGACGACCTGGATCAGCCCGACCGTGCGGTAGGCACCCGACCATCCCTGCCCGGACGTGAGCGCGTAGCTCATGATGAACGGGCTGATCGACGCGCCCACGCCCCAGAAGCTGTGGAGCCAGTTCATGTGACGCGCCGCGTAGTGCAGGGCGACGTAGTTGTTGAGCGCCGCGTCGACCGCGCCAGCGCCCAGGCCGTAGGGGATCGCCCACAGGCAGATCATCCAGAACTGGTCGGACAGCGAGAACCCGATGAGCGCAGCAGCCGTCATGCCCACGCTCGTCGCGGTCACCAGGCCCGCTCCGAACCGGCGGGTCAGACGGTCGGACGCGAGGCTCGAGAGGATCGTGCCGCTCGCGATGACCATAGTGACGATGCCCGCGAACGCGAGCGGCACCCCGAGGTCCTTGTGCATGACGGGCCAGCCGGCACCGACGAGCGAGTCGGGGAGACCGAGGCTCACGAAGGCGACGTAGATGATCGAGAGAAGGGCCGCATACACAGCGGGTCCTGCCTTTCGCACGGGGGTACGCGGTCTCACTCGAGGCCGCGTCAAGGAGGAGCGTAACCAGCGCCTCCGACCCGGGTCGAATCGATTTGACGGGGGTCAAGCGGGCGGTTGGCGCGGTCCGTCCCGTCTCACGGCTGCGCCCGCGACTAGCCACGCCGCACAGGTAAGGCTAACCTTCCTTTTCGTGGCCGT
This genomic window from Flavimobilis soli contains:
- a CDS encoding penicillin-binding protein, whose amino-acid sequence is MGSSTKRSATTSRTAARPAKRRFVNYPRAGKGSVRRWLPSWRFLLGSFLFVLAVVVGVVVTAYATTTIPEPASIAVSQTTTVYYSDGKTVMGRFVDEANRELIPAEEIPQVVRDAIVAAEDRSFYENAGISVPGMARAFWTNLRHGTRQGGSTITQQYAERYYTSGTTSDYVGKFKEALLAVKLAQKEDKDEILANYINTIYFGRGTNGIQTAARAYFGIDAKDLDVSQAALIAGIIPSPTKWDPRFDPEKAKERWNYVLDGMVLLGTLDPAERTTLEFPETKEFKQSNTLSGPKGYILDEVRKEIVKKTPFTTEELDTAGFKVVTTIDVDDQKAVQATMKKKELFEGSSKRMQTAVVSVDPTSGAIRAMYGGKDYVKVQRNRVTQDKAQAGSTFKPFTLVAALEAGKTLDYRLNGSNMRKFEGIKDPVGNFANGNWGWISLLKATEQSVNTAYVDLNLQLGPEATRDVALRAGIPSETDSLDVASNVLGVSSVRALDMAAAYSTFAAEGMRTEPYLVQSISELNGDQVYEGGSVPKRAFDADIMADTTYALTQVVEKGSGQTAKALDRPVAGKTGTSNSNRSAWFVGYTPQLVTAVAMYQIGEDGIKADRIKPFRGYTEITGGSAPLDVWTDYMTAALDGEPVMEFPERTKPVVKSTPTQTPTATETEEPTKEPTEKPTNEPTQEPDNATVPGGLVGADEASARKALRDAGLEPVISYQESEQPKGTVVAVQPGEGTQVPVKSSIVLVVSSGPPAKPDPTTPPPADPTPPAAPTTEPAQQSREED
- the rpsF gene encoding 30S ribosomal protein S6, translated to MSMRLYELMIILDPEIEERTVAPSLDKYLKVVTTEGGSVDKVDIWGRRRLAYDINKKSEGIYAVIDFTATPATAKELDRQLGLNEVVLRTKVLRREESKVAAVAAADEAPAEVAADAS
- a CDS encoding single-stranded DNA-binding protein; translation: MAGETIITVIGNLTADPELRFTPSGAAVANFTVASTPRTFDRQKNEFVDGDTLFMRCSIWREAAENVAESLTKGTRVIVQGRLVQRSYETREGEKRTVVELQVDEIGPSLRYASAKVTRAQRSGGGGGGFSGGGAPSGGGYQQNDPWATSGPAAGSGGFSDEPPF
- the rpsR gene encoding 30S ribosomal protein S18, translating into MAKAVVRKPKKKSNPLKTAKIEVVDYKDTALLRKFISDRGKIRARRVTGVSVQEQRQIARAVKNAREMALLPYSSSAR
- the rplI gene encoding 50S ribosomal protein L9 codes for the protein MAKLILTHEVTGLGEPGDVVTVKDGYARNYLVPRGLATAWSKGAESEVNAIRKARKAREIASLEDARAIRDSLQSKAVVVKAKSGKSGRLFGAVTTADIAAAVEASVAQKIDRRKVEIGQPIKSTGDYTVSVRLHPEVSANIKLKVVAG
- a CDS encoding MATE family efflux transporter, with the translated sequence MRPQGESPRGQSLDRQIVSLALPALGALVAEPLFVLVDSAVVGRLGTSELAGLSLASTLLMTVVGLCIFLAYATTAAVARRTGAGKRAEALQAGIDGLWLAVALGTALAVALLAAAPWAVSVLGADGHVATHAVSYLRWSAPGLPGMLLVLAATGVLRGLRDTRTPLWVAAGGALLNAILSVTLVHLVGMGIAGSGLGTTVAQLAMAVVLGAVVVRGARRAGASLRPHRAGIWAQALQGLPLFVRTLSLRLAILLTVYVATGLGALTLAGHQVVNAMWGLTAFALDALAIAAQALVGTALGAGDVARTRAVLRRCLQWGVLGGAALGVVVAALGPLLAPLFTSDAAVQDAVVAGLVVAGVLMPLGGWVFVLDGVLIGAGDGRYLAWAGILTLVVYAPCALAVRALAPGGAAGMVWLWVGFAGVFMLARALTTGLRARSTAWMVTGA
- the dnaB gene encoding replicative DNA helicase; this encodes MSVEELEQFGRPSSGGFDRTPPQDVAAEQSVLGGMLISKDAIADVIEQLRSNDFYRPAHETIYDAILDLYGRGEPADAITVLAELTKRGEAGRVGGAPYLHELISSVPTAANAGYYARIVRERAILRRLVEAGTRIVQLGYAADGGDVDEIVNNAQAEVYSVTETRASEDYVVLGEVLGGTVDEIEAAGHRGEGMVGVPTGFADLDRLTNGLHPGQMIVIAARPAMGKSTFAIDIARSAAIRHNATTCVFSLEMGRNEITMRLLAAEARIHLQKLRNGSLGDDDWQKLANTMGKISEAPLFIDDSPNMSLMEIRAKCRRLKQRHDLKLVVIDYLQLMSSGKRVESRQQEVSEFSRALKLLAKELEVPVIALSQLNRGPEQRTDKKPAMSDLRESGSIEQDADMVILLHREDAYEKESPRAGEADVIVAKHRNGPTDTITVAFQGHYSRFVDMQA
- a CDS encoding magnesium and cobalt transport protein CorA → MPARFTRHDRSRRLLDLVARHDAAPAEPRLPALRVSRLRDGQVLESQTVGVEASDDAAEAAFATAATERDTLVVLEYDMPTAEQVAHLGQAWDLHPLVVEDLLKAGQRPKLERYGDVLFVVARLASYDDPTEDVQVTEFHLLLRDNTVVILCQARDGESVGDVQRLARDPAVLRLGAESIVHSFLNTAVDGYVQVVADLEVDREAIERQVFDGDDAVAERIYRLTREIIDLQHAAVPLMDVVEALQAGSGHLEIHPGLHAYLQDVLDNLTRVTGAIAELREALTQILNVNATLVNQRQNENMKKISGWAAILFAPTLVGAIYGMNFDHMPELHWALGYPMALGLMVALGVSLWLLFHRNRWM
- a CDS encoding MFS transporter; protein product: MYAALLSIIYVAFVSLGLPDSLVGAGWPVMHKDLGVPLAFAGIVTMVIASGTILSSLASDRLTRRFGAGLVTATSVGMTAAALIGFSLSDQFWMICLWAIPYGLGAGAVDAALNNYVALHYAARHMNWLHSFWGVGASISPFIMSYALTSGQGWSGAYRTVGLIQVVLTVALVATLPLWRRVDTLRAPDAADVPPEPQADDAAPLSLARALRIPGVAPVLVAFFAYCALETTAMVWASTYLVTERAVDPATAAAFASLFLLGVTGGRFLAGFVADRIGDRLLIRWGFTTVGLGTVMVLLPLGTDVVALAGLVIAGLGCAPIYPAIIHSTPANFGRENSQAIIGVQMAAAYVGSTLAPPLFGLLSSGVGTWTFPVFLTALAVLGLVMSQRLNAVVDQHRRPEATRATA